The following DNA comes from Microbacterium terregens.
GTTGGCCTCGTCGACCGCGGCCAGGCGCGGGAGCCCTCTCATGGGTCCATGATCGCCGCGCAGGTGCGATGAGCCTAGAGTCGTGAGTCCCGGTCGGGGGCATCATGGATGGATCCGGATGCATCGCGGCATCCCATCGAAGGAGACAGACATGACCATCAACGACGTCGGGCCCAACCCGAACGCCTTCGACATCGAGGCGGCCACCCGGCAGAACGAGAACTACCGGACGGTGGCGTGGACCGGAACGCACCTGCAGGTCACGCTGATGAGCATCCCGGTGGGCGAGTCCATCGGCCTGGAAGCCCACCCCGGAACGGATCAGTTCCTTCGGATCGATGCGGGCGAAGGAAAGGTCGTCATGGGGCCGGCCGAGGATCAGCTCGACTTCGAGCGTGATGTCTCCGACGGGTGGTCGATCCAGGTTCCCGCCGGCACGTGGCACGATGTCCGCAACACCGGCGACACCCCCCTGCGCCTGTACACGATCTACGCGCCGTCGCATCACGCCGCCGGGATCGTGCAGGCGACCCGCGCCGACGCCGAGCACGATGAATCGGCCGGCACCGATGAGGCACCCAGCTGGACCGTTCAGCCGTCCGAAGGCCACCCCGACCAGCACGCCTGATCCCACGGCCCCCGCCCGGCGGGACTTTGGACCCTGGGATCGGTCGCCGGGCGGATCGTAGCCTCGGAGCTGCCGCGCGATGAAGAGCGCGTCGAGCGGCCGGGAGGCAGCTGTGGAACGCATGACGGTGGGCTTCGATGGGACCGAGGCATCGTTCGTCGCCCTGGACTGGGCGGCGCAACGGGCGTCGGGGCGGCCGATCCAGGTGGAGATCGCCACGGTCGATGTGGCGGACCTGTTCGCCGAAGACGTTGTCGATGACGCACTCGAGGATGCCGTGCGACGGTTCCGCAACATCGCGCCCGACGCCGAGGTCAGCGCGACCGATTTCGCGGGAAGGATGCCGGGCGCCCTGCTTCACGCGGCACGGCTCTCGGATCTCCTGGTGATCGGGGCGCATCACCGCCGACCCGTCCGTTCCGCGCTGACCGGATGGCGACCGCTGCGTATCGTGTCGCATTCCGAGGTGCCGATCGTGGTCGTGCCGGACGATTGGACGGACACCTCGGGTCCGATCCTGGTCGGAATCGACGACGATGACTCGTCCTCCGGCGCGGTGGAGTTCGCGTCCGCCGAGGCCGCGGCCAGCGGTGTGGCCCTCACGCTGCTGCACGCCTGGCGGATGCCGGGACCGACCATGGACGGATCCGTCGCGCTGCTGCCGTCGCCCATCGAAGAGAAGGCAGCTCAACGTCGCGTTCTCGACCGTGTCTGCGCCCAGGTCGTCGAGACCCACCCGGAGGTGAAGGTGGACTGCATCCTCGCTCGGGACAGCCCCTCGCCCGCTCTGCTGACGGAGTCGCGTCGGTCGTCGCTGCTCGTCATCGGCACGCATCGTCGAGGCCTGCTGGCCGGGTCCTTCCT
Coding sequences within:
- a CDS encoding cupin domain-containing protein encodes the protein MTINDVGPNPNAFDIEAATRQNENYRTVAWTGTHLQVTLMSIPVGESIGLEAHPGTDQFLRIDAGEGKVVMGPAEDQLDFERDVSDGWSIQVPAGTWHDVRNTGDTPLRLYTIYAPSHHAAGIVQATRADAEHDESAGTDEAPSWTVQPSEGHPDQHA
- a CDS encoding universal stress protein, with product MTVGFDGTEASFVALDWAAQRASGRPIQVEIATVDVADLFAEDVVDDALEDAVRRFRNIAPDAEVSATDFAGRMPGALLHAARLSDLLVIGAHHRRPVRSALTGWRPLRIVSHSEVPIVVVPDDWTDTSGPILVGIDDDDSSSGAVEFASAEAAASGVALTLLHAWRMPGPTMDGSVALLPSPIEEKAAQRRVLDRVCAQVVETHPEVKVDCILARDSPSPALLTESRRSSLLVIGTHRRGLLAGSFLGSVGQDVLVEARVPICVVPATASTP